The Cryptomeria japonica chromosome 9, Sugi_1.0, whole genome shotgun sequence DNA segment GATGACGAGGAGATTACTGAGGAGGAAATGGCCAAATTTGAAGAAGAATTAAGGGGACTATCAAATGCCGAGGCGGGTGATGAGATTACTGAGGAGGAAATGGCCAAATTTGAAGAAGAATTAAGGGGACTATCAAATGCTGAGGCGGCTGATGAGAAAGCACTACTTGACTATGCACCGTTGGAATTAGAGGACTATCAACTGCAGAAATTGGCTGCAGCATTGAATGTGGGTCGTCGTAAAGCCAGTGTAAGTGTGGAGCCATTGTATCTGCCCATCCATCTTTGTATCTCTTGCTTTGCTTGTTACTGTATTTAATATACAGTTCTTGTTGTTTTTTGCAGATTAAAAAGCTTACAGCAGAAGTAGGTCTTGAACGAGAAACAGTCCTTGAATTATTGCGCAATCCTCCTCCTCAGCTGGTTTTATTTCAAGATAGGGAGGATACAGAAAAATCAATTGAAGATACTGATGCTGTTTTAACTACCAAATATAATTTAGAGTCATCTGAATTTCAGAGAAAACCTTCAAACTCTAGATTGCCATCTCTGGCTGAAACTGAGGTGCAAAGGAATGAATCCGAGTACCAAATAATTGTGAACCAGAGGGGCTGGAATACAAGGAAGAGGCTAAAAAAAGTGCAAGTTGCAACACTGGAGAAAGTATACCAGCGTACAAGGCGCCCAACTGTGAGCACTTCCTTTTGTTTTAAGAAACGATAAAAATTTGCAAACTTCATGTCTAAACTTCCTTTTCAATGCTCTAAAGCATACATTATACTTGTATGAAAATGTAATAATGAAGTAAAGGCATTGAAATCTGCTATATATGTTACTTAGCAAGACAGTAATATGTCAGCCATATCATTTTACAACAAAACCTTGGCAATATTTGTTTTATCTCAGTATGACATTTAAAGAGTTTGCTTGTGTAGATGGACATATGAATATCCACGAGGGGTGCAATTTTCTGGTACCGAAACTTAAGTGTCTTTGATTATAGGTTTGTTTGAATTCATTGACCAAACCTACTTTAGCTTCTTCAGTACTTGTTTTTATGAACAATAGATTTTTACACATACCTTAGTAGCACTGCTAGATAGTTATTTTAATGACATAAATCTATTTAAATAAATTATCAGTCTTATTTAACAACTTTCATTCCACAAACAAGTACATTAAGGAAAGTAAAGCAATTCAAATCcacattaatatttatttcaaccTTTTTCATTCACAAGGGTTAGGAATTTGGGTCATTAGAGATTGAACTAGTGGGTTCCAACTTCCTTATAGTGCGCTTGGTACACAATCTTTTCTTGAAGCTGTACACTCCTTTGGCCTCCTTGATCTATTGATTGAGTGTGGTTGAACCTCAACTGCTAGATGAGGCGGTTGAGCAGTATTTGTAGAACTAGAAGAAGCATTAGAGTTGAGGATGGCAACCAAATGTTTTTCTATATTTTAATAACATTCCATTCCATGTTGCTAGGAGTCCATTTTAGGAGTCATTGGTTAATGCATTACAATCTACATGATTTGAGTTGGTCCTTTGTAGAGGAAGCCTTGAAAAATATTTAGGTGATACTAGAAGATCAAACTAAAATTTGGTGAAAAAAGGTTTGCAACATTTTGTCTAATGGGTGGATGCATGGTAGGAGCTGCATATTGAACAACTTCCTATTGGATTGAGCTGGATAGCGTTCTTGAAGTTGATTGATGCCTCCCACAAATTAaaagtgttgagactttgtgcaaTATGCTGGAGAAGGTGGGTATTAAAGTACATGGGAATGTTATCCAAATTGTGATGAACAATGCACCAATAGACATAATAGTTGGGAGTCTTTTTGAGGAGATGCACCGTACCATTTTTGGAGCTTTGTGCAGCccatttaatcaatttctcctcaAAGATAGACAAAATTAAATGGGTAAAAATAATGGTTGAAGATCTATATACATTTAAAACCACCCTTGGGTGCTTAACTTGATGAGAGAGCACATTAAAGGAAATAAACTTGTGTAATTGGGACACTCGTGCAATTCACTACCAATTTATTCACGTTGTAGAACATAGAGTCTCTATAATAATTTTAAGTAGATGATTGTGATCACTAGGTGGTTGAAATTTCTAGATTTGAAGAAGAGGGAAGTTGAAAAGGGTTGTGAAGAGTAAGACCATTTCTAATGATGTATATACCATGAGCATGGATGAGATAATCTAGGTAATTTTGAACTTAATGATAACAAACACAAAATAATCAATTTCGTTACTTTGTAAGTTTCTATAATTTAACAAATTTTAATTCttagatttttcatttattttttatttgtagtttaatttttttttaaattttaattttaagtaATCCATATAGTTTTATTTTAGGTAAGAGAACCTTTGGTAATGGTTCTACGCTTGGACAAGACCAAGGAGATCATTTGACATTACCatggaaaagaataaagaaaatatgAACCCATTTGGTGCATAATTGATTGAAAGTTTACTAGATTTCGACTGCTATATGGAGTATTGGATGGATTGCGGCAAGCAAAAAGGAAGAACAAAGAATGGAGATACTTCACCCATGATAGGCAGAAATTTATATGATGACTTTGTTAGGCATGCTGATTTAACTCAAGAGGATATGAGGACAGCCATGGGGAATGAGTTGTCTACATCATCGTTGCAAAAAGTTTCACTTGAGACTTCTACATTGGAGGCTAGCATAGAGCATGCTAATGATATGGATAGCAATGGTATGGACTCCATGGATGATCACACTGCTTCTTCACCTTCACATGATGAAAAATCAGACTATGGCAGCCAATGACAGTTGGAACAAAAGCTCTTGGTTTGGGAAGATTTGCAAGCTCAAACATTGGTGAAGGAAGTGGAATAACTCATGCATTGACAAGGATGGATATCATTCACAAACATCTAGAGGATCTCATTCGGACAGCTCAAAGAGAGGAAAGACAAAAGGGAATGGGAGATGGCATTCCACATACACATTTGTATCCTTTCAAAGAAGCTTTGGAGTTGATAAAAGAGGACTATCTACAAATGGTTAGAGATAGGGACAGGGCTGTCCAATTGGTAAAAGATCAAGATAGAGAGATTGCTGACCTTTGTCTACTTTTGAGTGGGCATAGTCACTCCTTTCATAATCTGGAAAAGCAGTCCCTTGTAGCAGCTACTCCTAGAGAAGGAGATGAGACAAATGAAGACCTGATAGTGATTGATGACTACAATGAAAAAGAGGATTCCAAAGATCTGAATTGGGACAATGATATTCCTCCTCATTCTTATGAGATTGCAGGCCTTACACATGGAAGAATTTGTGAAGATGAGTCTACCAGTGTGGGGCATGAAGCTTGCATTGAAGAGGTACTTGGAAAGGGTGAAGACTTTACACAATGGTATGATTTGGAACAACATGGAGGTGCTGTGCAGTTTGTGAACAATCCTTTGTTTGAGGTAGATGCTACATGGTCATGTGATAATCCACTCTTTGAGATGTTGATCGCTCTCACGACCCCAGTCCTAAGGTGAGCATTGATCGTAGTGTTTGGGATCCTAGCAGTACATCAAGATTTTAGACAGGGATCGCGGAGGAGTTTTCAGCAGTGTACATGGTGAGGAGTGCATACAACTTCACATTTGATCCTCATGTACATGACCTATTTTAGATGCACAGTTCAAGGGCGCATGTGATGGACAGTTTGTTtgatagtgtagcatcctaaaattgtgacacttgcaatttcgattgcatttgggtcttcacgatggcgatgcaacacggaacctgaatggagaccccgaaacttgttcatgacatcaaaaactgcatttttcagcaccctggcctgatcctccttgcaccctgctgcccctagaggtgggaccatggcacccagcgccctggtccttcaggactagggcgcccagcgccctggtccctggccctattttgggcccggtctcttatggggcttcgggtctttaagtttgcaaattggaaaataatcttccctggtcggcctaaggttgggaaaatcagtcttttaaccctaattgacaagtatataaactacatttcctctcccatttgaggaagatggaaaaaaggcggaaatgatattcaaacattcaagcattcaagcattcaagcattccttcaagcaattgagcattctaagtctccattcaaggctaagtgttgcattaaagacaaggattcaaccattgaagaggagatcacatacaacatacaacatactacatacattacaccttcgcatgtaagaatacaaacattcttacaacaaggtatcagtacttgtttacattacaaacatttacatttacagcattctcatttcttggttaattccaaaaccggggtttgacctaaaggcaaacccctcatccctaaccccccaatcgtcctctcttttctgtgtgtaggttgcaggtacgcggctgtaattgaagatctggaatccttgtgcagagacgaacagatccaccttcgtttcgcggatttttcggaggaccgtgtgcacgccgggcgccatcgtcccgtcaactttcgctcaaatttgcagaacaacaccgtctcgacattttactgctaattccaggtccgcaacttcatcccatatccctatctctgtttataagcgaatctttcctactttacatgcattcctagttcaatctttctatctacattctttacaaaagagggtatccttgatgtcttaacccttgaaactcatatagaatccaatcttgcattgcgtgggattggatcttgtgggtttcaacccctcttttgaatgtaaagtctcccctaagtgaaaaccatcaaccctagtgactctcccttctctctctttggagttggggaggggagaacaactagggttcgatttttccgctttacattttggtgaacccgacgtgaacatcctcattctgattattcatggttagatctgaaaattttgttttcctaattacatttccatgtttgatcttttgcaaattttagaggttaattgcataaaaaccctaaaattttctttttaagtaattaaacttgtgaaatgattaattggtaatgcttgtttcagatctacctttctattgcaaattgtcaattcatatttgtgctttaattctgaaaattaagtggttaaatgtcaaaaccctaatttttaagaccttgattcaacctttgactgataatttcactaatcaaaacacttccaaatcggttgtaactttggattccgcaataaaatcacaatatctttcatccctgaaaatttggaaaaaagttgcgaggaccgtgtgcaccctgagcgccatcgtccccgacattttttccgaaatttcgggagctagatcttactgtatttttctgttaaaatccagaattttggctgatttcatcaattttaacactttcaaaattaaagtcgaagttggtctagcgattgcttggattgaggcttctaatcattcaaaaaattgttgaaattgaaattcatatcaaaattgtgtttcttacagtcctaaatctgaaaagtgtgttagcattcattcgaaatttcagttctttattcaaatctttacaatttgtgacttttgaaattaagtgtttaattgcaaacaaccttgatttccattttcaaaattcgaattttgcatgaaatcgagtcaacttttaaatttcgaaacttgcattgctttcagcattccctctaaaatcataaaattcaaaatttcagtttccctctctttttcaaaattcaaattttacatttttcaacaatcttggtagggttcaattttgagattgcaactttaattaggcctatctacagatcgtaaaatcactcaattttttcagattagctttaaaatcatcataactgtcatccctgaaaatttcgaaaaaagttgcaaggaccgtgtgcactccgttcgccacggtcccggacattttttccgaaatttcgggagattgtcctgattgcatttaacagcttaaatttaggagattggctgattttattgaaatttgctacctctaaaattcaaaatctctctctctctagtgcatgagttttacaacaataagtcctacttacactattcccgttagacgaagccttagaattaagtctttccaaggtgtaattaccgaggagatggaacctaatttgaatggcctttttaacgaggacatgggtaattcctctaatcctcttaatgatgaagaagctctccatgaggtttctgtagaacaactttcgaaattggataactaatttgatgattttcgacaatggatgtctcaagaataccccgatagtcaagctctttcattaattgagggtctaaaacgtatggttcaaagtgataagaatggaattgatattttgcgtggtattgcacacattgtggattcgaatgtgatgcctatgaaaagttgtgccgaaacttgaggttatacacaacctcctactcaagttaatcattctattcctttgacaatttctattgctagtatacctacttttacatcaaacataatgactacttcaatacaagacattcctcctatgatcactaatcatgggggcaatccttcttcttcaatcaaccctcttctttcattcaatcggacttcttcattcattccttcaatgagtgttcctattacatctccacaaatgaacatgacacaagggggcaattcatttaacccttctattcctccttgtagtgttcctcctttccaatcatctcctatgactaactatcatagtgtcccaccaccttactctctaccttctttcaataacataacacctccatcacaatctaacacgtctaatatgaactcttcgactgaagcgaccattaacaatcttgcacaaactgtctcttctttacagcaacaaattgcctctatgaaccaatctaagttttgtgtgcccacatttgatgttgcgagcccactttctcttgacattgttcgagctattccccctaaacatgttgaaattccacatttggagctttataatggtaagggtgatcctctaacacatgttaagacctttcaaacaatatgtactgattttgcttatgaccaaaggttgcttgcaaaactgtttactagaacattaagagataaagccctacaatggtattgctcgttgccttcttattctattacttctttcgaacaacttgcaaatgctttcattcaacaatttcaaaacaatataagtcctaaagttactttgattgatttaatgcattgtaaacaatgtgttaaagaaaaagtgactgatttcattggtagatataagcatttgtatgctcaaatttcttttccagtgcctgacaatgacattcaaagaatctttatttctaatttacaaaaagatattagagaaaaactcctgttttctgagtttacttctttccaacagttgtgtgcaactcttcacaattatcaactgactgtgagccaaatggaacaagcaaatcctatggctccgagtgataagggtgatagtagtcaacaaccatttgggaagtttaaaccgaacagagagtccattaaattcaatgaaaacatcatcaacaacaatgtgaatgcggcatcaggtgtgcctcctatttctaagtttttcaagaaagaaagaaagtttactcctttgaatgaatcattgcatagtattatgaataagttattggaacaaaatgtgcttactcttcctcctataaggcaaatagaccctgcaaagattaattcaccctattttgataacaaatctttttgtcaatttcatcgtcatcctgggcatgaaactgaaaaatgttttgctttaaagggtaaaattcaagatttgattgataataatactatctctgtttctggtgtgaatgataaaggcaacacatctgtagctcctcctaaccaaaatcttcagatttttactgatccgttgccttctcatacctctaatgcgattgatactactgattcctctgtctcacctgatgatcttgtgtctatgactccgaatgtgattaactttgtggagcagcagaaaatccctaaagaactttccatcacatttgattcc contains these protein-coding regions:
- the LOC131037186 gene encoding protein OVEREXPRESSOR OF CATIONIC PEROXIDASE 3, with protein sequence MTTSSSALPMTISMPMRVPHLQIHPQHVRYMQCKWKCWPLPFNIRRDPLQFRAAASSRRSKDRSFPKPEKLQKDEDDGEDLVDAALESLFSQLEKDLENDTLSDDEEITEEEMAKFEEELRGLSNAEAGDEITEEEMAKFEEELRGLSNAEAADEKALLDYAPLELEDYQLQKLAAALNVGRRKASIKKLTAEVGLERETVLELLRNPPPQLVLFQDREDTEKSIEDTDAVLTTKYNLESSEFQRKPSNSRLPSLAETEVQRNESEYQIIVNQRGWNTRKRLKKVQVATLEKVYQRTRRPTEAMVSNMVQLTKLPRKSILEWFDGKRAQEGTKFAYKKKQQ